From the Camarhynchus parvulus chromosome 13, STF_HiC, whole genome shotgun sequence genome, one window contains:
- the CLK4 gene encoding dual specificity protein kinase CLK4 isoform X2 gives MRHSKQSHCPEWDDRRSWDQRKHSSSRKRRKRSHSSGQESKHYKPSRVSESHYLDDRAINERDHHDRRYVEEYRNDFCEVYDHRHYHRDYEKSHHHHYSKSSGRSRKSSHKRKHKRHHCSSHQSHSKSHRRKRSRSVEDDEEGHLICESGDVLRARYEIVATLGEGAFGKVVECIDHDMRGMHVAVKIVKNVGRYREAARSEIQVLEHLNNMDPSSNFRCVQMLEWFDHHGHVCIVFELLGLSTYDFIKENSFLPFHINDIRNMAYQICQSINFLHHNKLTHTDLKPENILFVESDYIVKYNAKMKRDERTLKNTDIKVVDFGSATFDDEHHSTLVSTRHYRAPEVILALGWSQPCDVWSIGCILIEYYLGFTVFQTHDSKEHLAMMERILGPLPTHMIKKSRKHYFHHDQLDWDEHSSAGRYVRRRCKPLKEFMHCQDTDHQSLFDLVRRMLEYDPAKRITLDEALQHPFFDPLNK, from the exons ATGAGGCATTCAAAGCAGTCTCATTGTCCTGAGTGGGAcgacaggaggagctgggatcagaggaagcacagcagcagccgcAAGCGCAGAAAGAGGTCCCACAGCAGTGGCCAGGAGAGCAAGCACTATAAACCCAGTCGGGTTTCAGAAAG tcaTTATTTGGACGATAGAGCCATAAATGAAAGAGACCATCATGACCGGAGATATGTTGAGGAATACAGAAATGACTTCTGTGAAGTGTATGACCACAGGCATTATCACAGAGACTATGAAAAGAGTCACCATCATCACTATAGCAAATCCTCTGGTCGGAGCAGGAAAAGTAGTCATAAAAGGAAGCATAAGAGACATCATTGCTCCAGTCACCAATCGCATTCG AAGAGTCACCGAAGGAAAAGATCCAGGAGTGTAGAGGATGATGAGGAGGGTCACCTGATCTGTGAAAGTGGAGACGTTCTAAGAGCAAGAT ATGAAATTGTTGCAACTTTAGGAGAAGGAGCTTTTGGAAAAGTAGTGGAGTGCATAGATCATGATAT GAGAGGAATGCATGTAGCAGTTAAAATAGTGAAAAATGTTGGTCGATACCGGGAAGCAGCCCGTTCAGAAATACAGGTGTTGGAACACTTGAACAACATGGATCCAAGCAGCAATTT ccGCTGTGTCCAGATGCTGGAGTGGTTTGATCACCATGGCCATGTCTGTATTGTTTTTGAGCTACTGGGGCTCAGTACTTATGACTTCATTAAGGAAAACAGCTTTCTGCCATTTCATATTAATGACATTAGAAACATGGCCTATCAAATTTGCCAGTCTATCAACT TTCTACACCATAATAAACTAACTCACACAGATTTAAAGCCTGAAAACATCTTGTTTGTGGAGTCTGATTACATAGTGAAGTACAATGCCAAAATG AAACGAGATGAGCGcactttaaaaaacacagacatCAAAGTTGTTGATTTTGGAAGTGCAACTTTTGATGATGAGCATCACAGCACATTAGTGTCTACACGACATTATAGAGCTCCGGAGGTTATTTTAG cactgggatggTCTCAGCCGTGTGATGTGTGGAGTATTGGTTGTATTCTGATCGAGTATTACCTGGGATTTACAGTGTTTCAG ACTCATGATAGTAAAGAACACCTGGCAATGATGGAAAGAATACTGGGGCCTCTGCCCACTCACATGATCAAGAAATCCAG aaaacattattttcaccATGACCAGTTGGACTGGGATGAGCACAGCTCTGCGGGCCGGTACGTCAGGAGACGCTGTAAGCCTCTGAAG gaattcATGCATTGCCAAGACACAGATCATCAAAGTCTGTTTGACCTTGTTCGCAGAATGCTGGAATATGACCCAGCCAAAAGAATTACTCTTGATGAAGCCTTGCAGCATCCTTTTTTTGatccattaaataaataa
- the CLK4 gene encoding dual specificity protein kinase CLK4 isoform X1, translated as MYLFEQRIPAPNIQQQKLWEMRHSKQSHCPEWDDRRSWDQRKHSSSRKRRKRSHSSGQESKHYKPSRVSESHYLDDRAINERDHHDRRYVEEYRNDFCEVYDHRHYHRDYEKSHHHHYSKSSGRSRKSSHKRKHKRHHCSSHQSHSKSHRRKRSRSVEDDEEGHLICESGDVLRARYEIVATLGEGAFGKVVECIDHDMRGMHVAVKIVKNVGRYREAARSEIQVLEHLNNMDPSSNFRCVQMLEWFDHHGHVCIVFELLGLSTYDFIKENSFLPFHINDIRNMAYQICQSINFLHHNKLTHTDLKPENILFVESDYIVKYNAKMKRDERTLKNTDIKVVDFGSATFDDEHHSTLVSTRHYRAPEVILALGWSQPCDVWSIGCILIEYYLGFTVFQTHDSKEHLAMMERILGPLPTHMIKKSRKHYFHHDQLDWDEHSSAGRYVRRRCKPLKEFMHCQDTDHQSLFDLVRRMLEYDPAKRITLDEALQHPFFDPLNK; from the exons ATGTACCTGTTTGAACAAAGAATTCCTGCACCTAACATCCAGCAACAGAAGCTG TGGGAGATGAGGCATTCAAAGCAGTCTCATTGTCCTGAGTGGGAcgacaggaggagctgggatcagaggaagcacagcagcagccgcAAGCGCAGAAAGAGGTCCCACAGCAGTGGCCAGGAGAGCAAGCACTATAAACCCAGTCGGGTTTCAGAAAG tcaTTATTTGGACGATAGAGCCATAAATGAAAGAGACCATCATGACCGGAGATATGTTGAGGAATACAGAAATGACTTCTGTGAAGTGTATGACCACAGGCATTATCACAGAGACTATGAAAAGAGTCACCATCATCACTATAGCAAATCCTCTGGTCGGAGCAGGAAAAGTAGTCATAAAAGGAAGCATAAGAGACATCATTGCTCCAGTCACCAATCGCATTCG AAGAGTCACCGAAGGAAAAGATCCAGGAGTGTAGAGGATGATGAGGAGGGTCACCTGATCTGTGAAAGTGGAGACGTTCTAAGAGCAAGAT ATGAAATTGTTGCAACTTTAGGAGAAGGAGCTTTTGGAAAAGTAGTGGAGTGCATAGATCATGATAT GAGAGGAATGCATGTAGCAGTTAAAATAGTGAAAAATGTTGGTCGATACCGGGAAGCAGCCCGTTCAGAAATACAGGTGTTGGAACACTTGAACAACATGGATCCAAGCAGCAATTT ccGCTGTGTCCAGATGCTGGAGTGGTTTGATCACCATGGCCATGTCTGTATTGTTTTTGAGCTACTGGGGCTCAGTACTTATGACTTCATTAAGGAAAACAGCTTTCTGCCATTTCATATTAATGACATTAGAAACATGGCCTATCAAATTTGCCAGTCTATCAACT TTCTACACCATAATAAACTAACTCACACAGATTTAAAGCCTGAAAACATCTTGTTTGTGGAGTCTGATTACATAGTGAAGTACAATGCCAAAATG AAACGAGATGAGCGcactttaaaaaacacagacatCAAAGTTGTTGATTTTGGAAGTGCAACTTTTGATGATGAGCATCACAGCACATTAGTGTCTACACGACATTATAGAGCTCCGGAGGTTATTTTAG cactgggatggTCTCAGCCGTGTGATGTGTGGAGTATTGGTTGTATTCTGATCGAGTATTACCTGGGATTTACAGTGTTTCAG ACTCATGATAGTAAAGAACACCTGGCAATGATGGAAAGAATACTGGGGCCTCTGCCCACTCACATGATCAAGAAATCCAG aaaacattattttcaccATGACCAGTTGGACTGGGATGAGCACAGCTCTGCGGGCCGGTACGTCAGGAGACGCTGTAAGCCTCTGAAG gaattcATGCATTGCCAAGACACAGATCATCAAAGTCTGTTTGACCTTGTTCGCAGAATGCTGGAATATGACCCAGCCAAAAGAATTACTCTTGATGAAGCCTTGCAGCATCCTTTTTTTGatccattaaataaataa
- the CLK4 gene encoding dual specificity protein kinase CLK4 isoform X3, translating into MRGMHVAVKIVKNVGRYREAARSEIQVLEHLNNMDPSSNFRCVQMLEWFDHHGHVCIVFELLGLSTYDFIKENSFLPFHINDIRNMAYQICQSINFLHHNKLTHTDLKPENILFVESDYIVKYNAKMKRDERTLKNTDIKVVDFGSATFDDEHHSTLVSTRHYRAPEVILALGWSQPCDVWSIGCILIEYYLGFTVFQTHDSKEHLAMMERILGPLPTHMIKKSRKHYFHHDQLDWDEHSSAGRYVRRRCKPLKEFMHCQDTDHQSLFDLVRRMLEYDPAKRITLDEALQHPFFDPLNK; encoded by the exons AT GAGAGGAATGCATGTAGCAGTTAAAATAGTGAAAAATGTTGGTCGATACCGGGAAGCAGCCCGTTCAGAAATACAGGTGTTGGAACACTTGAACAACATGGATCCAAGCAGCAATTT ccGCTGTGTCCAGATGCTGGAGTGGTTTGATCACCATGGCCATGTCTGTATTGTTTTTGAGCTACTGGGGCTCAGTACTTATGACTTCATTAAGGAAAACAGCTTTCTGCCATTTCATATTAATGACATTAGAAACATGGCCTATCAAATTTGCCAGTCTATCAACT TTCTACACCATAATAAACTAACTCACACAGATTTAAAGCCTGAAAACATCTTGTTTGTGGAGTCTGATTACATAGTGAAGTACAATGCCAAAATG AAACGAGATGAGCGcactttaaaaaacacagacatCAAAGTTGTTGATTTTGGAAGTGCAACTTTTGATGATGAGCATCACAGCACATTAGTGTCTACACGACATTATAGAGCTCCGGAGGTTATTTTAG cactgggatggTCTCAGCCGTGTGATGTGTGGAGTATTGGTTGTATTCTGATCGAGTATTACCTGGGATTTACAGTGTTTCAG ACTCATGATAGTAAAGAACACCTGGCAATGATGGAAAGAATACTGGGGCCTCTGCCCACTCACATGATCAAGAAATCCAG aaaacattattttcaccATGACCAGTTGGACTGGGATGAGCACAGCTCTGCGGGCCGGTACGTCAGGAGACGCTGTAAGCCTCTGAAG gaattcATGCATTGCCAAGACACAGATCATCAAAGTCTGTTTGACCTTGTTCGCAGAATGCTGGAATATGACCCAGCCAAAAGAATTACTCTTGATGAAGCCTTGCAGCATCCTTTTTTTGatccattaaataaataa